The DNA sequence GGCGAGCACATTGACCTGAAGACCATGGAGACCGAAGCCCTTAAAGGTGACCCTGAGGGGCTCTTTGAGCACCAGCTCATGCTCTTCGAGCATGGCTTTAATCTCGGCGACAATCGCCTTGAGCTGCTCCGAGGTGGTCACCGCATAATCGAGACGAATATCCGCCTTGAAACGGATCTTCTCGCGCTGGGAGATGTTTTCGATCTCCATCTCCACTAACTTAGCGTTGGGCACGTGAATAAGCGTCCTGTCCAGGGTGCGGATCTGAGTGCAGCGCAGGCCAATCTCCTCGACCGTGCCGCTGATGCTACCAAATTTACACAGGTTGCCCACCTTAATCGGCGCCGCCGAATAGAGGGTAATTGTACCGATAAAGTTCTCAATCGACTGCTTGGAGGCGAGCGCGATGGCGATGCCCCCTATGCCCATACCGGCGATGATGGCGCTGGCGTTAAAGCCCAGGTGTTCTAGCCATAACAGCACCGCCATGATCACGAAGATCACCCGCAGGAAATTAGTCAGCGGCCTGAGCAGGGAGGCGGCCTGATCTTTACCCTGCTCTTTCCAGCGTTTCTTCAGGCCCTGCTGGAAGATCCCCATGGCGCTCCAGCCAAACCAGATGATGGCCGACACCAACAGAAAGCCGGTATCTATCATCTCAATTGCCGCCGGTGAGATGCTGCTGTGAGACACCCAGGCTCTGACCAATAGCACGGCTGCCAGTAAACGCAATGGCCCGGCGACGATATAGGCCAGCTCCTCTTTAAGCTCATATTGGGTTAGCAAGATAACGCGCTTGATGATCCAGGTAATGGGCACCATCACCAGAAATGCGGTGATCAGATACGCCAGCAGCAGGGTCCACTCCCACAGGTTGACGTTAAACCAGCGCCCCTCGGGGATATGATTGACAAACCACTC is a window from the Shewanella loihica PV-4 genome containing:
- a CDS encoding mechanosensitive ion channel family protein, with the protein product MRFVVWQFMLVMSFFVGSAWSAAPNSLVGALSDAAADSGQSQFVRSVEHFDYQDSLQRDTPRGTVEGFMEAVYEQDYEKAAEYLDLRYLPEGMSASKGAEYAKQLQLIIERNLWLDLGQLNDTPLGQDNDQLPAYRDLFGRVALQSDQIALYLQRVPSEGGTIWKVSNATVAKVPQLYQNLGYGPVAEWFVNHIPEGRWFNVNLWEWTLLLAYLITAFLVMVPITWIIKRVILLTQYELKEELAYIVAGPLRLLAAVLLVRAWVSHSSISPAAIEMIDTGFLLVSAIIWFGWSAMGIFQQGLKKRWKEQGKDQAASLLRPLTNFLRVIFVIMAVLLWLEHLGFNASAIIAGMGIGGIAIALASKQSIENFIGTITLYSAAPIKVGNLCKFGSISGTVEEIGLRCTQIRTLDRTLIHVPNAKLVEMEIENISQREKIRFKADIRLDYAVTTSEQLKAIVAEIKAMLEEHELVLKEPLRVTFKGFGLHGLQVNVLAYIGTKSFPTFQLASEELHLKIMDIVVKNGSRIVPVAPVALNNG